One segment of Erigeron canadensis isolate Cc75 chromosome 2, C_canadensis_v1, whole genome shotgun sequence DNA contains the following:
- the LOC122587354 gene encoding probable enoyl-CoA hydratase 1, peroxisomal produces MDKNENDLIVVKKDGAEGIAYVRINRPKSLNSLTKPMMTDLANAFKALDADESVGVIILSGSGRSFCSGVDLTAAEDVFKGDVKDINKDPVAQMERCRKPIIGAISGFAITAGFEIALACDILIASTDAKFIDTHVRFGIFPSWGLSQKLSRIIGTNKAREVSLTAGPLTAATAEKLGFVNHVVESSKLLEKAREVAVAINKNNRDLVLRYKAVINDGIKLDLHHALLLEKERAHEYYNGMTKEQFKKMQEFIAGRSSKKPAAKL; encoded by the exons ATGGATAAGAATGAGAATGATTTGATCGTGGTGAAGAAAGATGGTGCAGAGGGAATAGCATACGTGAGAATCAACAGACCAAAATCATTGAACTCCTTGACAAAGCCTATGATGACGGATTTGGCAAACGCATTCAAAGCCCTTGACGCCGATGAATCCGTGGGCGTTATCATACTGAGCGGGTCGGGTCGGTCTTTTTGTTCAGGGGTGGACCTTACAGCTGCCGAAGATGTGTTCAAAGGAGACGTCAAGGATATTAACAAGGACCCTGTTGCTCAGATGGAGCGTTGTCGGAAACCCATCATCGGGGCGATATCAGGATTTGCAATAACGGCTGGATTTGAGATAGCGCTTGCTTGTGATATTTTAATCGCTTCTACCGATGCTAAGTTCATTGATACCCATGTCAG GTTTGGGATATTTCCTTCATGGGGTCTCTCTCAAAAGCTTTCGCGCATAATAGGAACCAACAAAGCTCGAGAAGTTTCCCTAACAGCTGGCCCATTAACAGCAGCGACCGCAGAGAAGTTGGGATTTGTTAACCATGTAGTTGAAAGTAGTAAATTGTTAGAGAAAGCCCGTGAAGTTGCAGTGGCcattaacaaaaataaccgCGATTTGGTGTTAAGATACAAAGCAGTGATAAACGACGGTATCAAGCTAGACCTTCATCATGCTCTTTTGCTAGAAAAG GAGAGAGCTCATGAATATTACAATGGAATGACAAAGGAGCAGTTCAAGAAAATGCAAGAGTTCATAGCAGGTAGAAGTTCTAAAAAACCTGCTGCCAAgctataa
- the LOC122589928 gene encoding basic leucine zipper 4-like — protein sequence MSSSSFNSSNDDSLTFDGFLDNILVDFPPQSPILFPPGSDNSNILKTNTSNSSSDSETNTWEAIIKDERKRKRKISNRESARRSRLRKQKHLENLTNQVTRYKSGNQELINRLRFVNQNWQIVRHENERMRVESVMLQQKLYNLHQLLVVPDFHQVPILQSAWPCNNNVTTIIEQNLPSLITFES from the coding sequence ATGTCGTCTTCAAGCTTCAACTCTAGCAACGACGATAGTCTCACCTTTGATGGGTTCCTCGACAACATTCTTGTCGACTTCCCACCTCAAAGTCCAATCTTATTTCCCCCCGGTTCCGATAACTCCAATATCCTGAAAACTAACACTTCAAATTCTAGCTCCGATAGTGAAACCAATACATGGGAAGCTATCATAAAAGATGAACGTAAGAGGAAACGAAAGATATCTAACCGTGAGTCGGCTAGGAGGTCACGATTGAGAAAACAAAAGCATTTGGAGAACCTAACAAACCAGGTTACCCGATATAAGTCGGGTAACCAGGAACTTATCAACCGGCTACGATTTGTCAATCAGAACTGGCAAATCGTCCGGCATGAAAATGAAAGAATGCGAGTAGAGTCAGTAATGCTCCAGCAAaaactatacaatttacatcaattactagTCGTGCCTGATTTCCATCAAGTCCCAATTCTACAGTCTGCATGGCCATGCAATAATAACGTTACCACTATCATTGAGCAAAACCTACCATCACTAATCACATTCGAATCTTAA